The sequence below is a genomic window from Variovorax paradoxus B4.
CGAGACTTCATCTAGTGCCCCAGATAAACATCGATGACCTTCGGGTCCGCCTGCACCTTCTCCATCGGCCCCTCGGCCAGGATCTTTCCCTGGTGCATCACCGTGACCTTGTGCGCGATCTGCTTCACGAAGGCCATGTCGTGCTCGATGACGATCACCGCGCGGTTCTGGCAGATGCGCTTGAGCAAGTCGGCCGTGAGCTCGCGTTCACGCGCGCTCATGCCGGCAATGGGCTCGTCGAGCATGAGCAGCTCGGGCTCCTGCATCAACAGCATGCCGATCTCCAGCCACTGCTTCTGGCCGTGGCTCAGCAAGCCTGCCTCGGTGCGCAGCCTGTCGGCCAGGCCGATGTCCTCGGCCACCGCCTGCACCTTGGCCTTGACCTCGTCGTCGCACCTGAACGCCAGCGCACCGAGCACCGAGCGGCCCTTCGGAAAGGAAACCTCCAGGTTCTGGAACACGCTGAGGTTCTCGTAGATCGACGGCGTCTGGAACTTGCGGCCGATGCCCAGCCGCACGCGCTTGTGCTCGGCCATCTTCGTGAGCTCGGTGTTCTTGAACTTGATGCTGCCGGCACTCGCTTTCGTCTTGCCGCAGATCAGGTCCAGCAGCGTGGTCTTGCCCGCGCCGTTGGGACCGATGATCACGCGCAGCTCATTCCTGTCGATGTAGAGCGTGAGGTTGTCGATGGCCTTGAAGCCGTCGAAGGAGACGCTGAGATCTTCCACCGCAAGGGCGAAGTCGGTGTTGCTCATGGGGTGGTGGCTCCGGGTTCAGTCATGCGCGCTGGCTGCCGACGCCTTCAGGCAACTGCGGTTCGGGCGACGGCAATGCAGAAGGAGAACCCGGTACAGGCGGTGTTGCAGTGGATGCCGGCGGCTGCACCGCGGCTTCGCGCAGCGCCTTGCGGCGCTCCTTCCACCAGGGCCTGATCTTTTCGTCCCACAGGCCCGCGAGCCCCATCGGGAAGGCCATGGTCACGCCGATGAAGAGCCCGGCCATCAGGAACAGCCACAGGTCCGGAAAGCTCTCCGAGAACAGCGTCTTGCCCGCATTCACCAGCAGCGCGCCGTACACCGCGCCCGCCAGGCTCATGCGGCCGCCCACGGCGCAGAAGATCACCATCTCGATCGACGGCACGATGCCCACGAAGCTCGGCGACATGAAGCCCACCTGCAGCGCGAACATCGCGCCGCCGATGCCCGAGAGTCCGGCCGCCAGGCAGAAGATGAAGACCTTGAAGTTCGACACGTCGTAGCCCGAGAAGCGCACGCGGTCTTCCTTGTCGCGCATGGCCAGCAGCAGCGTGCCGAGCTTGCTGGTCTGGATCCAGCGGCACAGCACGATGCTCGCGATCAGCAGGCCGACGCAGACGTAGTAGAGAACGTACTTGGCGCCGTCGGTGCGCGTGTCCCAGCCCAGCATCGTCTTCAGGTCGGTCATGCCGTTGACGCCGCCCGTGTAGCCCTGCTGGCCGATGATGAGCACGGTGCAGATCAGCGCCACCGCCTGCGTGATGATCGCAAAGTACACGCCGCCCACGCGGCGCTTGAACATCGCAAAGCTCACGAGCCAGGCCAGCGCCATCGGCGCCAGCACCACCAGCGCCAGGCTCAGCGGCAGGCTCTTGAACGGCAGCCACAGCGCGGGCAGCTCGGTGATCTGGTTCCAGTCCATGAAGTCCGGAATGCCGGGCGTCGACTGGATCTTGGTCGTGACGGGGTCGGAGGCTTCGAGCTTGAGGAACATCGCCATCGCATAGCCGCCGATGCCGAAGAACACGCCCTGCCCCAGGCTCAGCACGCCGCCGTAGCCCCACACCATCACCAGGCCGACGGCAACGAAGGCATAGGTGAGGTACTTGCCCACGAGGTTGAGGCGGAAGATGTCGAGCGACAGCGGCAGCACGACCGCCAGCAGCAGCACCAGCAGCAGCAGGCTGCCGAGCTGGTAGCGCAGGATCGAGGCCTTGATGAAATTCATCATCGGAACGTTCTCCAGAAAGGAATCGGGTTCATCAGCGACGGACCTTGACTGCAAACAAGCCCTGCGGACGCATCATCAGGATCAGCACGATCAGCGAGAGCGTCAGCACCTTGGCCATCGAGCCGGTCATGAAGAACTCCGAGATCGACTGCGTCTGCGCAATGCCGAAGGCCGAGACCACGGTACCCAGCAGGCTGGCGGCGCCGCCGAAGGTGACGACCAGGAAGGCATCGACGATGTAGAGCGAGCCCGAGGTCGGCCCCGTCGAGCCGATGGTGGTGAAGGCCGCGCCCGCCATGCCGGCAATGCCGCAGCCGATGGCAAAGGTCAGGCGGTCGGTCTTCATGGTGTCGATGCCGGTCGCGTTGGCCATGGTGCGGTTGGCCACGGTGGCGCGCACGCGCAGGCCCCAGCGGCTCTTGTGCAGCGCGATCAGCACGCCGCCGGTGACCAGCGCGGTGAGCGCGAGCACGAACAGGCCGTTGATCGGAATGTCCAGGCCCTCGTGCGGCGTCCACGAGCCCATGAGCCACTCGGGCAGCGTGGGACTCACTTCCTTCGGGCCGATGAAGGTGCGGAAGATCTGCTGCAGGCCCAGGCTCACGCCCCAGGTGGCGAGCAGCGTGTCGAGCGGGCGCTTGTAGAGATGGCGGATCAGCACCCACTCCACGATCCAGCCGACGATGAAGGCGAACACGAAGGCGAGGCCGATCGCGATCGGAAAGTAGTACGGCATGAACGCGGGCGCGAGGCTTTCGGTGACGCGCGCGGCCAGGTAGATGGAGTACGCGCCGATGGTCATGAACTCGCCATGCGCCATGTTGATCACGCCCATCTGGCCGAAGATGATCGCGAGCCCGAGGCCCATCAGCAGCAGCACCGCGAAGAGGCTCAGCCCCGCGAAGCCCTGCATGAGGCCGATGTTCATCATGTCCGACAGAGTCATGGAGATTCCTGTATTGACTCCCTCTCCCGCGCGCGGGAGAGGGTTGGGGTGAGGGTCGGCGGCCTGCTTACTGATAGCCCTTCGGGAACGGATCCGGCTTGATCAATTCAGCCGATTCCGCCACCACCTTGAACGTCCCGTCCAGCTGCCCCTGCCCGATGCGCGCCTTGCTCCACAGGTGATGGTTCGCGTCCAGCTTCACGTAGCCTTCGGGTGCCGTCTTCAGCTCGATGCCCGGCGAGCCGGCCACCACCTTGTCCACGTCGAAGCTGCCCGCCTTCTCCACCGCCGCCTTCCACAGCCACGGGCCGAGATAGCCCGCCTGCGTGACGTCGCCGATCACCGCGTCCTTGCCGTACTTGGCCTTGAAGGCTTCCACGAACTTCTTGTTGTTCGGGTTGTCCAGCGACTGGAAGTACTTCATCGACGAGTAGAAGCCCGCGAAGTTCTCGCCGCCCACGCCGGTCATCTCGTCCTCGGTCACGGCCAGCGTCAGCAGGAACTGCTTGTCGCCCGTGATGCCCGCGGCCTTCAGCTGCTTGTAGAAGGCCACGTTCGAGCCGCCCACCACCGCCGCGAAGATGCAGTCGGGCTTGGCCACCTTGATCTTGTTGATCAGCGAGTTGAAGTTGGTGTGGCCCAGCGGGTAGTACTCCTCGCCCTTGACCGAACCCTTCTGGAAGTTCTCGATGTGCTTGCGCGCGATCTTCATCGAGGTGCGCGGCCAGATGTAGTCGGAGCCCACCAGGAAGAAGGTCTTGGCCTTCTTCTCCTTGGCGCCCCAGTCCAGGCCCCAGATGATCTGCTGCGTGGCTTCCTGGCCGGTGTAGATCACGTTCTTGCTCTGCTCCAGGCCTTCATAGAAGGTCGGGTAGTACAGGAGGCCGTTCTCCTTCTCGAACACCGGCAGCACGGCCTTGCGCGAGGCGCTGGTCCAGCAGCCGAAGACCGCGGCGCAATGGTCGTTGACCAACAGCTTCTTCGACTTCTCGGCGAAGGTCGGCCAGTCGGAGGCGCCGTCTTCCTTGATCACCTTGATCTTGCGCCCGAGGATGCCGCCCATCGCGTTGATCTGGTCGATGGCGAGCTGCTCGGCCTGGATCGAGCCGGTCTCCGAAATGGCCATGGTGCCGGAGGACGAGTGAAGCTGGCCCACGGTCACTTCGGTGTCGGTCACCGCGAGCTTGGTGGTGTTGACCTTGGCCGTGGGGAACTGCGACTGGCCGAAGCTCAGGCCGCTCAGGCCCATCACGGGCAGCGCGGCGGCGCCCTGCAGCAGTCGGCGGCGGCGCAATGCCAGGGCATCGAGGGAGGGATCGGAATCACGCGACATCAGGAAACTCCAGGCAGGTTGTTGGAAAGGAGAGCCGCGCACCATCGCAGTGCATCGGACGGTGCCCCGAGCACCATGGCTGGTACTTTAGAAATCACCTGCGCCGCCGCGAATACGTCATTCAACGTAGCGGCCAGAGGTGCGCCTGCGTCCAGACTCGCAGGCCGTGCACAGGCGGGCCGAATGCAGGGAGCGCTTCTTGCTGTGTCTGCCTGCCATGCCACCGCCGCCCTCGCCGCAAGAGCCCACCATGCCATCCGTCACCGGCCAGAAGATCTTTCGCATCCGCCGCGACTACAACGCGTGGGTTGCGAACGAAACGCTGGAGGACTACGCGCTGCGCTACACGCCGCGCAGCTTTCGGAAGTGGTCGGAGTTCCGTGTCGCCAACGCGGCCTTCGGCGCCACTTCCTTCCTGGCGCTGGAGGCCATCGGCGGCGCCATCGCGCTGAGCTATGGCTTCTCGAATGCGCTGTGGGCGATCCTGGTGGTGGGGCTCATCACCTTCCTCACCGGCCTGCCGATCTCCTACTACGCGGCCCGGCATGGCGTGGACATGGACCTGCTCACGCGCGGCGCGGGCTTCGGCTACCTGGGCTCCACCCTCACCTCGCTGATCTACGCGAGCTTCACCTTCATCTTCTTTGCGCTGGAGGCGGCCATCCTCGCGCTGGCGCTGCAGCTGTACCTCGACTGGCCGCTGCCGCTGCTCTACCTGCTGTCGTCGATCGTGATCGTGCCGCTGGTGATGCGCGGCATCACGCTCATCTCGGGCCTGCAGTTGTGGACGCAGCCGATCTGGATCGTGCTGTTCGTGTGCCCGTTCATCGCGGTGCTGGTGAAGAAGCCCGAGCTGTATGCCGACTTCACGGGCCTGGTGGGCCGCACCTCCGACAGCAGCAGCTTCGACCCGCTGATGTTCGGCGCCGCCGCCACGGTGGCCTTCTCTCTGGTGGTGCAGATCGGCGAGCAGGTCGACTACCTGCGCTTCCTGCCCGAGAAGACGGCCGCCAACCGGGGCCGCTGGTGGGCCGCGGTGCTGGTGGCGGGCCCGGGCTGGATCGTGCCGGGCATGCTCAAGATGATGGGCGGCGCCTTCCTAGCCTTTCTTGCGCTCCAGCACGAGATTCCGGGCAGGCACGCCATCGAGCCCACGCTGATGTATCTCACGGGCTTTTCGTACGTGCTGCGCGACCCGGCCTGGGTGCTTGCGATCACCACGCTGTTCGTGGTGGTCTCGCAGATGAAGATCAACCTCACCAACGCCTACGCGGGCTCGCTGGCGTGGTCGAACTTCTTCGCGCGGCTCACGCACAGCCACCCGGGGCGCGTGGTGTGGCTGGTGTTCAACGTGGTCATCGCGATCCTGCTGATGACGCTGGGCGTGTTCGCGGCGCTCGAGCACGTGCTGGGCTTCTACAGCAACATCGCCATCGCCTGGGTCGGCGCGCTGGTGGCCGACCTGGTCATCAACAAGCCGCTGGGCTGGAGCCCGCGCACCATCGAGTTCAAGCGTGCGCATCTGTACGACATCAATCCGGTCGGCCTGGGCGCGATGCTGGTGGCGGCCGCGCTGGCCATGCTGGCGTACTCCGGCCTGCTGGGCCAGTGGGCGCGCGCGTTCTCGCCCTTCATCGCACTGATCACGGCACTTCTTGTCTCGCCCCTGCTGGCCTGGCGCACGCGCGGGCGCTACTACCTGGCACGCAGCGACATCCGGCGCTGGACGCCGGGGCAGATCGTGAAGTGCTCGGTGTGCGACAACAGCTTCGAGTCGGAGGACATGGCGCACTGCCCGGCCTACAGCGCGCCGATCTGCTCGCTGTGCTGCACGCTGGAATCGCGCTGCCACGACCGCTGCAAGACCGACTCCCGCGCGGCCGAGCAGATGAGCGGCTGGCTCAAGGCGCTGCTGCCGCCCGCGCTGTCGGGCCGGCTCAACTTTCGCGTGGCGCACTACCTGATGGTGGCCACCTCGCTGGTGGCGCTGCTGGCCACGGTGATGGGCGTGGTGTATGCCCAAGAGGCGATCGTGGGCGCGGATGCAGTGGACCCGGCGCTGCGCAGCGCCTTCCTCAAGGTGTTCGCGCTGCTGTCGCTGGTGGCGGCCGTGGCCGCCTGGTGGATCGTGCTGGGCAGCGAGAGCCGGCAGATGGCGCAGGAGGAATCGAACCGCCACAACCATCTGCTCACCATCGAGATCGAGGCGCACCAGCGCACCGATGCCGCCCTGCAGACCGCGAAGGAAGCCGCCGAAGCCGCCAACCAGGCCAAGACCCGCTACGTGGCCGGCATGACGCATGAGCTGCGCACGCCGCTCAACAGCATCCTGGGCTATTCGCAGATCCTGCTCAAGGGCGAGGCCGTGGCGCCGCCACGGGAAGCAGTGCAGACCATCCAGCGCAGCGGCGAGCACATGCTCGGGCTGATCGACGGCCTGCTCGACCTGGCGCGCATCGAGGCCGGCCGCCTCCAGCTGGAGCCCGCCCCGCTCGCGCTGCCGGCCTTTCTCGACGAGGTGGTGCACATGGTGCGGCCGCAGGCAGAGAACAAGGGCCTTGCGTTCGTGTACACCCACAGCGGGCGGCTGCCACCCTGGGTGCATGCCGATGCCAAGCGGCTGCGCCAGATTCTCATCAACCTGCTGGCCAACGCGGTGCGCTTCACCGACAGCGGCACGGTCACGCTGCATGTCGATGCGCGGCGCGAAGTGCTGCGCTTCGACGTGGTCGACACCGGCATCGGCGTGGCGCCGCAGGACCACCAGCGCATCTTTCTTCCCTTCGAGCGCGGGGCCGCGGGACGCCGGCGCGGCGAACCCGGCACCGGCCTCGGCCTCACCATCACGGGCCTTCTCACATCGCTGATGGGCGGCGAGCTGGCGCTGGCCGCCACCTCGCCCGCGGGCAGCACCTTCAGCGTGCGGGTGTACCTGCGCGAAGTGGCCGACCCCGGCCCGCAGGCACAGTCCGGCGCACTGCGGCGGCAGGTGTCGGGCTACATCGGCGCGCGCCGCACGCTGCTGGTGGTCGACGACCAGCCGGTGCAGCGCCAGATGCTGGCCGGCATGCTCGCCCCGCTGGGCTTCGAGGTGCGCGAAGCCGCGAGCGGCACCGAATGCCTCGACAGCCTGCGCGAGAACCTGCCCTCGGCCATCCTGCTGGATCTCACCATGGACGACATGGACGGCTGGCAGACCGCGGCGCTGGTGCGCGCCTCGGGCTTCGACCGCCTGCCGATCATCATCGTCTCGGCCAACATGTTCGAGAACCAGAGCGAGCTGCTGCGCGCCGCGGGCTGCCAGGCCTTCGTGGGCAAGCCGGTCATCGAGTCGCAGCTGATCGCCACGCTGGAACGCCACCTCGGGCTCGAATGGCTGGCGTCGAACGACGCGATGCCGCCCGCCGTCGACATCGCACCGCGGCCGGGGCAGCTCGCGCTGTCGGAAGACGACCGCGCCGAGCTGATGCGGCTGGTGCAGATGGGCCACGTGCGCGGCCTCCACCAGGTGCTCGACCGGCTCGCCGCCGCATCCCCGCCGGCCGCGGCCACCTGCACCTGGCTGCGCGGCATGGTCACCCGTTTCGAACTCGACAAGCTCCGCAAGGCACTCGCAGAACAAGATGCAGACACTCTCGCCCCCTGAAACCGAACGCCCCGTGGTGCTGGTGGTGGACGACGCCCCCAGCAGCCTCGGCATGCTGTGCGACACGCTCGAGTCCAGCGGCTACACCGTGCTGGTCGCGGCCGACGGCGAGGCCGCGCTGCAGCGCCTCGAGCTGGTGGTGCCGGACGCGATCCTGCTCGATGGACTGATGCCCGGCCTTTCGGGCTTCGAGACCTGCCGGCGCATCAAGGCCAATGCGGCGCTCGCGCACATTCCGGTGCTTTTCATGACCGGCCTCTCGGAAACCGCGCACGTGGTCGAGGGCTTCGAATGCGGCGGCGTCGACTACGTGGTGAAGCCGATCCGCGCGCAGGAGGTGCTCGCACGGCTGCACACGCACACGCGCAATGCGCGCATCACGCGCATGGCGCGCGACGCGGTCGACGTGGCCGGCATGGGCGTGGTTTTCGTCGACGCGCGCGGGCGCATCGCATGGCGCTCGCCGCAAGCCGCGCTGTGGCTTCACGCGCTCGATCCGCCGCCGGCAGCCGGGTTGCTGCCAGCCTCGCTCGAACCCGCGCTTGCACCCGGCGCGGCCATTGCGGTGGCCACGGCGGCGGGCGCACGCATCTCGGTGCGCAACCTCGGCGCCGCAGCGCTCGGCGAAACCATGCTGCTGTTCGCGGCGCAGCCCGAAGGGCCCGCGGGCAAGCCGTCGGCGCGGCTGGCCGAAGCGGCACTCACGCCGCGCGAAACCGAGGTGCTCTCATGGCTTGCCAAGGGCAAGACCAATCGGGACATCGGCGAGATCCTGGGCACCAGCCCGCGCACGGTCAACAAGCATCTCGAGCACATCTTCGAGAAGCTCGGGGTCGAAACGCGCGCTGCCGCGGCGGCACTGGCCAGCGGTCAGCTGGCCTGATCCGGTCGCCCTGATGACCTCGTTCTCTACCTCTTCGAGGCCGGCGTTGCAGGCACCGCAGGCGTCGTCGTGGTGCTGTCGGCCTTGGAGCCGGGCACGGCCGGCGTCGCGGGCGTTGCAGACATCGTGGACGAGGAAGAAGAGGATTGCGGCGATGGCGTTGCCGGCGTTGCGGGCGTGGCGGGTGTCGCCGGGGTGGCTGCATTGGCCGAGGCATTGGTCCCGCTGGCCGCGCCGGCGCCATTGCCTCCCGCACCCGCACCTACGCCAGCACCTACGCCAGCACCGACGCCTGCGCCGGCACTGCTGCCGCCACCTCCCCCACCGCCCCGCCCCCAGCGCCTCCACCGCCGCCTCCCGAGCCGCCGCCCGCAGCCAATGCGAGCGGGGCCACGCAGGCGCCCATGAGAACCGCAACCAGAGTCGGTGCAATACGTCGTGTCAGCTTCATCGATATCTCCTTGTTGATGTCTCGACAAGGGGCCAAGCTAGACGACGCCGAAAACCCGGCTTGTAGTCAAAAGTCATCATGACGGGCCGGCCTAGTCTTACTGTGTCACAAGCGTAGCCTTGCGTTTGCGCGCAGGCAGCACGGACATCGGGGCAGCGTCTTGAGCAAGGCTGCGGCGATAAGCAGCCGCAAAGTCGTGATGGACGATGGGACGTGGCGCTGCGTGCGCTGGGCTGCCGCGAGGCTTGTAATGCGTGGGTAGGGCAGATTCTTTGCTTCGTGCGGAGTTTTTTTTACCGGCTCCCTCGGGATGCCGCAGTTGCCGCGCCATCAAGAAACCGTAAGCGGCGATGCTCAGGCTGGCGTGGTGATGGAACCCCCGCCAGCCCCGGCCTTCGTAGTGGCCCAGCCCCAATTCCTGCTTGAGGTCCTGGTAGTCGCGCTCAATGCGCCAGCGCATCTTGGCCTCCAGCACCATGCGCTGCAGCGACACGGCCTCGGGCAGCGTGGACAGCCAGTACTTCATCGGCTCCTTGTGGCCTTCGGGCCACTCGATGAGAAGCCACTGCTGAGGGCGCAACTGCGAGCGCTGATGATCGCGATGGGCTGCATGTACGCGAACGCGGGCGAAGCGAGATCGCAAGGCGAAGTTGGTGCCCTCGCGCCACTCGAGGGTCTGCCATTGAGAAGGATCCAGCTCGAAGGCCAACTCCTTGACCGATAGCGGGCGCTGGTGCCTGGCATTCCCCAAGCGCTGCCGGGTAGGCACGTTGCCACGTCCGCTGTACGGCTCGGGCGGCAGCGGCGCATGCCCGGGCGGCCACACCGTCACCTGGCCCGTCACGCCCACCACGTAGGGCAGGCCCAACTCGCTCAGGCGTTCCCGAAACGCCGTCTCCATGCCGTAGCCGGCATCGGCCAGCACGCAGTGCCTGGGGGCGCCTTGCGCCATCAGCCGCTCGATCTGCGCCAGCGCAATCGCCGGCTTGGTGGCGAACGCCAAGTCTTGCGGAACGCCCGCCTTCTCGCGCCGCTCCCTGTCGACGGCCCATTCCTGAGGCAGGTACAGCCGCCAGGCTACCGGCAGGCTGCCCGCCTGGCATGCCAGCGTCACGCTCACCGCCACCTGGCAGTTGTCCTGCTTGCCCAGCATGCCGCAGTACTGGCGCGCCACACCCACCGAATGCCGGCCTTGCTTGGGAAAGCCGGTGTCGTCGACGATCCACCAGCCGCCGTCGCTGAAGTCCATCGCCGGTACGACCCACTGCGCCACGCGCAGCAGCATTTGTTCGTCAGACCAGGCCGAATCGGCCACGAAGTGGTGCAGCGACTGGTGGCGCGAGCGCGTGGCCGCAGGTGCCAGGTGCGCCGCCATCGGCTCCACGCTCTTGCGCTTGAGCGGCGCCATCAGGCCGGTGCAATACCCGCGCAGCCCAGCCTGCCTGTCTGCATGGCCCAGACCCTCGCCCAAATGCGCCAGGTAGCGCTCAAACTCACGCAGTTCCTTCATCAAGGCTCACCTCTTGCTCGAAGAAGTTCGCATAATGCCTTGATTCTGTTCAAATTACTAACACAGTAAGACTAGTCACCGGTGCTATGCAATGAATAGCTGCGCAGCGCCTGCCTCCGTGCCCTGAGGACTTATTGGATCGTCGGCAATCCCAGCGCTTCGGCAATGGCGCGCGCGGCGGCCGGCGGCTGCACCACCGACGTATCGACAATGACTCGCGCATGCGGCATGGCGCGCTCGGACGCGGCGAACTGCTCCTGCATCTGCCGCAGCAGGTCCAGCGACCGAAGCTTTCCGAACTCGGTCCGGCTCGGGGCCACGAGCCGTTGTTCCTGCTCGGCCGCCGGAACGCGCAGTTGCACGAAGGCCGTGCTGCCGCCCGCGGCTTCCACCGCCGCAACGGCCCGCTGCGGAAAGCCTTCGGCCACCGACGGTTCCGGCGCGAAGGTGAAGATCAGCGAGCGCTTTGCCTCTGCAGCCTCGGCCATCACGTCCAGCCACATCTTTTCGCGCAGCTTCACGAACCGCTGCGTGCCGAACGGAAACACCGAGGCCACCGCATCGACCACCAGATGGTTGTGGAAAACCGCAAGGCCGGTGAGGCGCCCCAGTTCCCTTGCAACAGTCAGCTTGCCCGAAGCCACCGGGCCGTAGATGAAAACGAGCTTCATGCGGTCGATTGTTGCCGAACGCATGCGGGCATCGGCCTCACGCGCCGGGCAGGGCCGCCTGCCTGCCGCCGCGAGGCAGATGGACGGTGAATGCCGTGCCTTCTGCCGCGGACGAGGTCACCGTGATGGTGCCGCCGTGCCCCGTCACGATCTCCCGCGCAATGTAGAGGCCCAGGCCCAGGCTCGTGGCGGGGCGCTCGTGCGGCGCCGATTCGCGTGTCGCAACCTGCACCAGCGGGTTGAAGATGACCTGCATCGAATCGGGAGGAATCGGCCTTCCCTGGTTCTTGACCATCAGGGTCACGTGCGCCCCCTCGTCCCGGATCACCAGCGCCACGGGATGGGCAGGGTCTCCATGCTGCACGGCGTTGCTCAGCAGGTTGGTGAGGACCTGGCGCATTCTGGGCGCATCGAACATCAGCACCACGCCGGCCGGAAGCTCGGCGACGAGTTCCCGCTTGGGATAGGCCGCGCAGACCTCGTCGAAGGCCTCCTGGCACAGGGCGCTCAGGTTGCCTTCCTGCGGAATCACCTCGATGCCGCGGCCGAGCCGGGTGCGCGTGTACTCGAGCAGGTCGGTGACCATGTCGTTGATCGACGCAATGCTTCGCCTGGCGATCTGGAGCGTGCGTTCCTTGGGCTTGGCCTCGCCTGCCAGCTCGAGAAGATGAATGCAGGAGCTGAGCGCGCTCAACGGGTTTCGCAGGTCGTGCCCCAGCACGGCCAGGAAGGTGTCCCTGGAATTGGCCACATGGTCGGAATAGGTGGCCATGGCCTCGGCAAGGCCCTGGTCGATGCCTTCGTTGAAGCGCACCACCTCTTCCAGCACCGCGGCATCGACCGTGCCGACGTGTCCCATCCACAAACGAAGGACGGTGGCCCGCAGCGCGCGATATTCCGCGCCCAGTTGGGAGAGGTCGAAACCCACCCGCTGGCGCAGGCCCCCATGTTCGGCGGCAAAAGTCTCTTTCAGGAACGGCAGCGCGAGTCCCTTGGACTTTGCCTCGCGCTCCTTTTCCGACTGGGCCGATTCCATTTCGCCGGCAATGGCCAGCAGGATTTCATGCGCATGGTCCCGCAGCTCGATGACCGACATGGTCTCCGCCGGCGGGATCATCGTTCGTGCAAAGGATTCCCACTCGACAAGAATGGGTTCGATGTTGTCTTTGATGAATTGGCTCAGGCGCATGCTGGACGGAGTATGCGCCTCCTTGTAGGACAACAGGAGGCGCGCCGAGCGAGGCAGTCCGCGCGCCCCGCAGAAGGGGTACTCGATGAAGCGTATCCTGAGGCTCCTCGTACCGGAACACATTCATGTCTGAACAGCCTCTTTCCGGGACGGCCCCCGTCGATCCTCCCTTCTTCCACGAGGCCTCGGGCACGGTCCGCTTCTGGGTGCTCATCGATGGCCAACCCATGGGTGCGAGCATCAGCAGGGACATCCTGCGCTACCGCTTCCGCCCCGGCGCGCAGGGCGACGACCCGATGGAAATCTACGCGCAGTACGCGGACCAGCTCGAAGCGGCGGTGCGCCGCCGGGTGGCGCAGGGCTCGATCGAGCCGGTGATGCTGCGCGAGTTCGATCTACCCCGCGGCTGATTCCACGCGCGCAC
It includes:
- the urtB gene encoding urea ABC transporter permease subunit UrtB; protein product: MTLSDMMNIGLMQGFAGLSLFAVLLLMGLGLAIIFGQMGVINMAHGEFMTIGAYSIYLAARVTESLAPAFMPYYFPIAIGLAFVFAFIVGWIVEWVLIRHLYKRPLDTLLATWGVSLGLQQIFRTFIGPKEVSPTLPEWLMGSWTPHEGLDIPINGLFVLALTALVTGGVLIALHKSRWGLRVRATVANRTMANATGIDTMKTDRLTFAIGCGIAGMAGAAFTTIGSTGPTSGSLYIVDAFLVVTFGGAASLLGTVVSAFGIAQTQSISEFFMTGSMAKVLTLSLIVLILMMRPQGLFAVKVRR
- the urtC gene encoding urea ABC transporter permease subunit UrtC, whose product is MNFIKASILRYQLGSLLLLVLLLAVVLPLSLDIFRLNLVGKYLTYAFVAVGLVMVWGYGGVLSLGQGVFFGIGGYAMAMFLKLEASDPVTTKIQSTPGIPDFMDWNQITELPALWLPFKSLPLSLALVVLAPMALAWLVSFAMFKRRVGGVYFAIITQAVALICTVLIIGQQGYTGGVNGMTDLKTMLGWDTRTDGAKYVLYYVCVGLLIASIVLCRWIQTSKLGTLLLAMRDKEDRVRFSGYDVSNFKVFIFCLAAGLSGIGGAMFALQVGFMSPSFVGIVPSIEMVIFCAVGGRMSLAGAVYGALLVNAGKTLFSESFPDLWLFLMAGLFIGVTMAFPMGLAGLWDEKIRPWWKERRKALREAAVQPPASTATPPVPGSPSALPSPEPQLPEGVGSQRA
- a CDS encoding ATP-binding protein; this translates as MPSVTGQKIFRIRRDYNAWVANETLEDYALRYTPRSFRKWSEFRVANAAFGATSFLALEAIGGAIALSYGFSNALWAILVVGLITFLTGLPISYYAARHGVDMDLLTRGAGFGYLGSTLTSLIYASFTFIFFALEAAILALALQLYLDWPLPLLYLLSSIVIVPLVMRGITLISGLQLWTQPIWIVLFVCPFIAVLVKKPELYADFTGLVGRTSDSSSFDPLMFGAAATVAFSLVVQIGEQVDYLRFLPEKTAANRGRWWAAVLVAGPGWIVPGMLKMMGGAFLAFLALQHEIPGRHAIEPTLMYLTGFSYVLRDPAWVLAITTLFVVVSQMKINLTNAYAGSLAWSNFFARLTHSHPGRVVWLVFNVVIAILLMTLGVFAALEHVLGFYSNIAIAWVGALVADLVINKPLGWSPRTIEFKRAHLYDINPVGLGAMLVAAALAMLAYSGLLGQWARAFSPFIALITALLVSPLLAWRTRGRYYLARSDIRRWTPGQIVKCSVCDNSFESEDMAHCPAYSAPICSLCCTLESRCHDRCKTDSRAAEQMSGWLKALLPPALSGRLNFRVAHYLMVATSLVALLATVMGVVYAQEAIVGADAVDPALRSAFLKVFALLSLVAAVAAWWIVLGSESRQMAQEESNRHNHLLTIEIEAHQRTDAALQTAKEAAEAANQAKTRYVAGMTHELRTPLNSILGYSQILLKGEAVAPPREAVQTIQRSGEHMLGLIDGLLDLARIEAGRLQLEPAPLALPAFLDEVVHMVRPQAENKGLAFVYTHSGRLPPWVHADAKRLRQILINLLANAVRFTDSGTVTLHVDARREVLRFDVVDTGIGVAPQDHQRIFLPFERGAAGRRRGEPGTGLGLTITGLLTSLMGGELALAATSPAGSTFSVRVYLREVADPGPQAQSGALRRQVSGYIGARRTLLVVDDQPVQRQMLAGMLAPLGFEVREAASGTECLDSLRENLPSAILLDLTMDDMDGWQTAALVRASGFDRLPIIIVSANMFENQSELLRAAGCQAFVGKPVIESQLIATLERHLGLEWLASNDAMPPAVDIAPRPGQLALSEDDRAELMRLVQMGHVRGLHQVLDRLAAASPPAAATCTWLRGMVTRFELDKLRKALAEQDADTLAP
- the urtD gene encoding urea ABC transporter ATP-binding protein UrtD; translation: MSNTDFALAVEDLSVSFDGFKAIDNLTLYIDRNELRVIIGPNGAGKTTLLDLICGKTKASAGSIKFKNTELTKMAEHKRVRLGIGRKFQTPSIYENLSVFQNLEVSFPKGRSVLGALAFRCDDEVKAKVQAVAEDIGLADRLRTEAGLLSHGQKQWLEIGMLLMQEPELLMLDEPIAGMSARERELTADLLKRICQNRAVIVIEHDMAFVKQIAHKVTVMHQGKILAEGPMEKVQADPKVIDVYLGH
- the urtA gene encoding urea ABC transporter substrate-binding protein, encoding MSRDSDPSLDALALRRRRLLQGAAALPVMGLSGLSFGQSQFPTAKVNTTKLAVTDTEVTVGQLHSSSGTMAISETGSIQAEQLAIDQINAMGGILGRKIKVIKEDGASDWPTFAEKSKKLLVNDHCAAVFGCWTSASRKAVLPVFEKENGLLYYPTFYEGLEQSKNVIYTGQEATQQIIWGLDWGAKEKKAKTFFLVGSDYIWPRTSMKIARKHIENFQKGSVKGEEYYPLGHTNFNSLINKIKVAKPDCIFAAVVGGSNVAFYKQLKAAGITGDKQFLLTLAVTEDEMTGVGGENFAGFYSSMKYFQSLDNPNNKKFVEAFKAKYGKDAVIGDVTQAGYLGPWLWKAAVEKAGSFDVDKVVAGSPGIELKTAPEGYVKLDANHHLWSKARIGQGQLDGTFKVVAESAELIKPDPFPKGYQ